The Argiope bruennichi chromosome 9, qqArgBrue1.1, whole genome shotgun sequence genome contains a region encoding:
- the LOC129985254 gene encoding 60S ribosomal protein L23a-like, producing the protein MGPKSKKGASEKPKAAAAAAAKPAKTEKPKETKKENVPPPAKAAATPAGKAEKVAPKGKGKLSTAQAKAKALAAKKKVVKGAHGTRVRKIRTTVQFRRPRTLTLMRNPKYPRKSCPRRPRFDQWSTIKHPLTTESAMKKIEDNNTLVFIVHKRANKPQIRNAVKKLYNIDVQKVNTLIRPDGQKKAYVKLAPDYDALDVANKIGII; encoded by the exons atgggtCCCAAATCAAAGAAAGGCGCATCTGAGAAGc cGAAAGCAGCAGCAGCTGCTGCTGCAAAGCCAGCAAAAACAGAAAAACCaaaagaaacgaaaaaagaaaatgtgccTCCTCCCGCTAAAGCTGCAGCAACACCAGCAGGCAAAGCTGAAAAGGTGGCACCTAAAGGTAAAGGTAAATTGAGCACTGCCCAAGCTAAAGCAAAAGCTCTAGCAGCTAAGAAGAAGGTAGTAAAAGGGGCCCATGGAACCAGAGTAAGGAAAATTAGAACTACTGTTCAGTTTAGACGCCCAAGAACTCTTACATTGATGAGAAATCCTAAATATCCTAGGAAAAGCTGTCCCAGGAGACCTCG ATTTGATCAATGGTCTACCATCAAGCATCCTCTTACTACTGAATCTGCTATGAAGAAAATTGAAGACAATAATACATTGGTATTCATTGTCCACAAGAGAGCAAACAAGCCTCAAATTAGAAATGCTGTTAAGAAGTTGTATAACATCGATGTTCAAAAAGTGAATACTCTTATCAG ACCTGATGGGCAAAAGAAGGCATACGTGAAACTAGCTCCAGATTATGATGCATTGGATGTTGCCAACAAA ATTGGAATTATATAA